GGAAATCCCCTTACTATCTCTTATTTCCTTTACAATGTAAGGCTTCATAAGAAAACCACCATTGGCAATGACACACATTGCCATCGTTAGCTGAAGAAGCGTAACCATTACCTCCTGACCAATAGGAATTGCTCCGATAGAGGTTCTAGATAATTTACTTAAAGGCCTAATAAAACCCTCAGCTTCTCCAGGTAAACCTATGCCTGTTCTTTTTCCCATTCCAAATGTATAGATATAAGGATAAAGTCTATCTAAACCCATTTTCTGCGCTATCTTTACTGTACCGATATTACTGGAAAAACCAATGACTTCTTCAAAGGTCAACCAACCATGAGGCTGGTGGTCATGAAGTATATGAGTTTTTAAATTATACGAACCTTTTTCACAAAAAAATTTCTCTTTTAGGTTAGTCGCTTTCTCCTCTAAAGCTGCTGAGGCGGTAATTATTTTAAAAGAAGAACCGGGTTCAAACATATCAACAATTGCGCGATTGCGTAGTCTATCTTTATCAACTACTTCTTGAGGATTATTAGGATTGAAATTTGGATAATTTGCCATAGCCAAAATTTCCCCTGTATAAGGAGAAACTACAACCACCGAACCACCCAATGCCCCTGTAGCCTTAACTGCTTTCTCCAATTCGCGCTCAGCCATGTGCTGGATTACAGAATCCAAGGTCAGAATTAAATTATAACCATCAACCGGAGGTAGATAATCAAAGTCTAAGAAAAAAATTCTCCTTCGTTTAGCATCTTTATTAGAAAGTATATATCCTTTTCTACCCTTTAGTTGTTTATCATAATATAATTCTATTCCCTCCAAACCATTGTTATCTATGTCGCAAAATCCCAAAACAGTAGAGCCGTTATTTATCTGGGGGTAATAACGTTTGTTTTCTTTAATTAAATATACTCCTTTCAGAGAAAGTTTTTTTAAAGCCACTGTAGCCTCTTCGTTAATCCGACGGGCTATCCAAACAAAATGCTTGTTCTGAGATAATCTTTCTAAAACTATTCCTTTATCCAGTTCAAGAACATGCGAAAGTGCCTCTACAGTGGAATGGGGGTCGTCTATTTCTTTCGGATTGGCAAAGACTGAATCCACGGAAAGATTAAAAGCAAGAGGTTTTACATTACGATCAAATATAGTACCTCTCTTAGGTTCGAGAGGAATACGCATTTCATACTGGCTCTGGGCAAACTTTGCAAGAAATGGTCCACGGAATAACTGGAGATAAATTAAACGGAGAGATAAAAATAATAAACTAACAAGAATAAAAGAATATAATATATATACATACTTTTTCCTACGCTGCTCTATCACATTAAATAAAAAATTTCTATTAAAACGGTTATAAAAACTTATGGCTTTGCTTCTGCTTCAGACCTACCCGAGAATATTCTAGAAATTAATCTATTAACTTTATGCCAGAAAAATGTTGTTTTTGTAAATTCTGAAGATAATAAATTCTCTTTTTTCGATTCGGAAATTATTACTATAGGCTTAGTGTATTTGAGGCCTGTGTGTTTTGCCAAAACCTTTCTTTCTAAATAAGAAGGAGATTTTAACTGGGCTACATTGTACTTCAAAATTCGATTCTGGTCAACAAGATTATTGATTATTTTCTCTCTCTGCAGAATCTGATAACTCAATTCTATTTGATGAATACTCTGCCATACATATAGAAGAGCAGAAGCAACAAGGATAAAGATAACAAAAAGAAATTTTATAATTTTCATCTTATCCTTTCACCTAAACGTA
The Candidatus Omnitrophota bacterium DNA segment above includes these coding regions:
- a CDS encoding penicillin-binding protein 2 translates to MIEQRRKKYVYILYSFILVSLLFLSLRLIYLQLFRGPFLAKFAQSQYEMRIPLEPKRGTIFDRNVKPLAFNLSVDSVFANPKEIDDPHSTVEALSHVLELDKGIVLERLSQNKHFVWIARRINEEATVALKKLSLKGVYLIKENKRYYPQINNGSTVLGFCDIDNNGLEGIELYYDKQLKGRKGYILSNKDAKRRRIFFLDFDYLPPVDGYNLILTLDSVIQHMAERELEKAVKATGALGGSVVVVSPYTGEILAMANYPNFNPNNPQEVVDKDRLRNRAIVDMFEPGSSFKIITASAALEEKATNLKEKFFCEKGSYNLKTHILHDHQPHGWLTFEEVIGFSSNIGTVKIAQKMGLDRLYPYIYTFGMGKRTGIGLPGEAEGFIRPLSKLSRTSIGAIPIGQEVMVTLLQLTMAMCVIANGGFLMKPYIVKEIRDSKGISIVVNYPQKVRNVISSSTAEAMAQVLKGVVEYGTGKMARVEGYISAGKTGTAQKVENGTYSHRKFVSSFVGFVPLEKPKLVIGVVLDEPYPYYGGVVCAPVFRNIATDALKYLDSLSIDLKLAEDIPD